A stretch of DNA from Besnoitia besnoiti strain Bb-Ger1 chromosome II, whole genome shotgun sequence:
TATACGCACGGAGCGAAAGCACCAGTCTTCTGGCATACTGTCGTTTACTGTCGTACTGCGCCACCCACCGGGGTAGTGCAGAATTACCACGTAGTGAGGCGGCTCTTCCACCTGAGGGCAGCCACAGGGTCCTTGTCACTACCTGTGGAGGTAGGGCGAATCATCCGCTGTTTGATGCAACCTGTAGGAAGGATGCAAAGCGGTATAGCATGAATTCGATACGCGTCTTGGAAGAACCAGCCGACGCGTCGACAGTGTTTCTCTAGCAGCGTCCTCGGGGAAGAGCTCTACagttcgtctccgccgcagaacCCATCAAATCGAAGCCAACCCAGGAGGGGATTGGCCGCACACGTGAtcacgcatgcagaaggcggcggtcggTGGATAGATGACGGGAAGAAACGACGCAGCTAAACGCTTGTCCCGACAGCCGCTTAGTTACCCCGTACTGTGGCGGCTCGCCCTTTTATGGTGCCTTCGCTTCTGAGATCAGCGGAGAACTTTGTCTGGACCGCATGCCATATACGGAAAAGCCCGTTGAGTTGAAAACCGTTGTAGACGCGCTGGAAAAAACCATGGCGGAACCTCCTGCAAGCAGGTAGCAGTGGACGATCTGCTATGCCCTGGGGCCCGCCTGGGGTCAGCTCCGATCCCGCCTTTGTGTGTCGCAGACACGGGGTCGGAGTTCAGAACTGTATTCGACGCGCCAGTTTCTTCCTTTGTAGAAACCGGTTCACCAGGATCCTCGAGGCGCCTGGGACCACAAACGCCAGCCGCGACAACGCGCTACTCACTAGAACGCCAAAAGAGAGCCCATAGGCGAGGGCGCACATCCCAATTGCGTCTGCAGGCATGCGAGTCAAACGCGAAGATTGGCCTGCGTGACATGTTGCTGTCAAATACGGTCGTCCTCCAGAAGTGGCTAAGTCGTTGTGGGGGGTAGCCTCGTGAATATCGAGGCAAGCTCCGCTTCTCAGAACTCAGTTTATGCCATAAGCAAGCATTATCTTCTGAGGATGGGATGCCACCGGCGGTTACCCGCGCTCAAGCCTTCCAGGCGTCCGTGCAACAACGCCCCACCGATGCACTGGTACCAGCAAGGTGATGCAGAAGgatgcagaaaaaaaaaatgaACAAAAGACAGGCAGACAAAAGCAGTGCAAACACGAGCGACCTCCCACACGCAGGTACCCCCAATGACAATATAGACAGAGATTGACAGAGACGGCATGTTGAACGAAACTCTTTATACAGACAGACCCCGCGGCACTGCATGACTTCTGTACGTTATGTGGCTACTTCTTCCTCTCGGCCGACCACTTATACACAGGCAACACATTTCCGCTTCCTTCCCGCACAAGCTTCCTCCGCCCCTTTCCCGCCAAATCGTTCTTCAACTGCAACTTGGCTGCGAGTttcgcgaggcgcttcgcgtgCTGGGTGTCCTGTTCAAGGTCGTCTAGCCACGTCTGCACTCGCTTGGCTCCCTTCTGTTTGGGCGTAAGGTGCCTgcgtgcggctgcctcgtcttctgaGTATGCTGGGCCTGAGAGATCAGACAACCCGTCCATGGAATGTGGCTCCTCGTATGCGAGAGAAGCCGCATCGTCGCTCAGTTGACGACTCCGGGCTCGACTTAACCACCGACactctgctgcctcttcgtcttcaccgtcgccgctttcctcctcgctcgacACGTCGCAGCTTTCACTTTGCCCACCACTTTCTTCCCCTTCGTCTCGACTATCCTCTCCGTTGGGCTTCCGGTGGTGGTCGCCGTCTAAATCGTCCTCGGCGCCAtcgtcgagggcgacgctCGTGCCGTTCTGGGGGTCTCCAAACGCAAGCAGCGCACCCTGGATGATGTTTTTTTTCAATTCGCTTGCGAAGCATTTGCTGCTTCAAGCCGACCAGCTTCTGGTCGTGGCGAcgtccttcctcctctctctgcttcctggctttccgccgctgcgtgaCCTTCTCGCGGCCTTTGCGAGAGACGATTTCTTGGCTAGATTTAGAGAACGCAGCCTGCTCAGGCGTCAGTAGAAACGTTTTTCCTGCAGTCTGCGTCTTGAGTTTatccacgccgccgcccaccTGCTTCGCCTTGAGCATGCGGAATGAGAACTCCTCTTCGTTCCTtgtgcgcgccttctccgcaaGGTGCGCgaccagctgctgctgcgtcttgtGGCGCATCGCTCGAAGATTCCagtcctttttcttctccaaAAAAGGGTACTTCTGCGCACGACGGAGGTCCTGCGTGCGCTCGCGGTACGCGCGGCGCTGAATCAAATTCTTCGAGCCCGACATCTTGAGGGCGGAAAGGCAGTGACTCCACATCCAGAAACGTTCCTACGACGATGCGGTACCCACCCCCGGGGCTGTCAGACCGAATGGGAAGCAAACTAAACACAGGAGCCGCGAACCATAAACCGAAATGATGGAATCGATATGCGCGACAGAAACGGCGACCATATCTAGAGCTGACGAGACGCTCCCACGGAGACATGCAGCGGTGACGACACAGACAAacgagacacacacgcgaggtcggcgagctgcgccccTGGATTCGAACCGCCACGCGTGCGGGCGGTGGACGATGTCGAGAGAAGTAGGAAGGGAAAGGCAAAGAAAGAagtccgccgcagagactgcaCCTGTCAAGATCGCCGACTTCTTTCACTCccctctcgctggcgctgcagtACTAGGCGAGGCGACCACCGGTGAACTTCCACTAAAAGGAATCTGACAGGCGACTCTTGGTCTCGCCTGCTCAGCCCCCAGACGTCGCCCGACAGACCCTCCTCTCCACAGCGTACCCGATTCTCTTCGTCCGTGCTTCTGTGGGACGGCACTCCGCCCTGGCGCGTCTCTATGCCCTCTTGGAGTCCTGCCTTAGTTGTGTCTCCTTCCCTTCGTGCTTCTcctgcgtctgtctcgctctctgcttcgAGGCTCAGTTGCGAGGTCTCGTGTGTTGCTCGCTTCTTGCGGTCTGCCtcacgcgcagacgagcgacaggcgcactgttcttcgcctccaggcgccctcgccgaggAGGGACACGCTCCAGCCGACGCGCTGGCAGACGAAGGCTCGAGTCTTGACTccgaggagacggcgggaGCCGCAGCCGTACGCGCCGAGTCTGGgcacgcagcggagagccAAGAGGGTGGTTTAGAAATATGAGACGAGTCGCGAGACGAGGCGTAAAGAAACACGGACTCGCCGGGCTCCCCCAGAGTGTCGTTGGAACTCGTCCTGGTCTGTGCGGGGCCCTCGCTTTGTTTGCACAAGGAAAGGTTCGCGGCGTCGTTCGCAGTGCGGGCGCGGGTCGCCGGGATGAAGGGGACTGCCAGCAACAGACGCTTGGACACTGACAagcacagacgcgcagctgcgacgaCGTCCCGCCACGTGACGCGGCACAGAACAGCGGAAGCCTCTTGGCCCGCGATAAACCACGATGAAGCGGCTGCAGAtgacggcgaagagacggaggcgccggcgagtgAGGACGCTGCCAGATGAGTCGCTTGTTCGTAGGGGATAAGAAGCACGCcaaggctgcagagaaacAGACACAAGCGGTGCCGGCAAAGTGCATTTCCAGAGCCAAATCAAAAGCACATACAGCAAGGGATGTGAGTGCAGCGGCTATAGATGAACACGGTAGAGATacggcgcacgccgcagcgcgcagaAACCACATCTAAAGTTTCTCCAGCTCTCGCTCGtttcgcgtctcttcgtctgtgGACTTACTCAGCGTGACTGTGGTCTTTCGAGCGAGAGTAAAGGATGAAATCGACGCCGAACTTGAGTCCGGAGTCGACAAGCCAGCCCGCAGCCTCcagacgcctgcggaggctggcCCGCAGGCACGCGTAACACAGGCGACAGGAATAGGACGCTGAAGGCGGTTGCCTGGGGGAGACAcccgaaggcagcgaagcggaaagGTGTGCATCCGCCGACAACGAGGAAACCGACGGGGGTAAAGGAGCCGACGCTGACGAAGCCGCTTCAGACAAAGAAACGAAAGGCCAGCTTGACAGAGGCAGGACGgtgagagaagacgaagtgACGGTtgggagcgaagacgacTGTGAAGAAAGCGACCCAGAACAGGCTGTGCCGGTCAACCGGGGGCGCGAGCCTAAGCTATCGGAAGAACTTTGAGCTTTTCTGCGTTTCACGGGTAGggggcgaggctgcgcgatTGAAGGCGTCTTCGACTCCATGGAACACGACCAGAGACAGTTCGGTGCGGATAATCACTGCCGCTTTGTGGATACCATAAAAATCGTGACGTGACCGGTTGATGCCATATGCAAACGCAGTGGGCCTCGATGAGCGAGAGATATACTAATTCCCCGTTGGAAAATTGAAGAGACATGTGCCTTCCCCCCAGCCAACAGctgcgagaaagaagaaaaaagttGTCAACGCGGCGACTGTCCGAAATTTAGATACACACCAGGTTGGGGGGAAAACCGGAATTAGTATATCCGGGGCGGAACGCAAGTCACGCGAACACGGAAAattctgcatgcatgcatgcacacgtgcAGCGGGAGggacggcgagaagacacAGTGTTTCTCAGATTTGGCGAAGTATGGCGCACCAGCCCGACTGCAAGACATTAATATCCACAAGACTGGCATATATGTGAGCATCAGGGTCAGACTGTCCTTGTGGGCTCTGGGGTGCCTCCCATGTACATACAGCTACCAGTTCGGTCTTCTGTGTGGGTTGGGCAAAGTGCCTCGGAACTACAGGTACAAGGCTTCCTTCACACCACGTCTTTACAGCGTCTGAGGCCGTGTTTCCTTGTCTCACCACACCAGCTCTGTGTTGTCTCTGTTGCTTTTGCTCTCTTATCTGGCCCATTGCCTCAGCGCAGTACACACGACTCGTGTGTGCGCACACGCGTCGTGGGTCTCGTGTCTTCGCGTCCTGTCGTGCGAGTAGGTgccctgctgtctctgcgggtCCCAGTGCTCGCTAGCGCTCTCCATCCACTTTTCTCTTTCATGCGTGCCTCCATGCGTGCAACTCGTCGGTCACACTGTGACAGAACAGGGAGAGAGGATCTACAGAAAAAGTCTTCCGTTGGCCTGCGTCCGCGTAGGCTGGCTCTCACGTGGCTAGGTGGCCATCGTCTTCACAGCAAGGGCTGTCAGTTCCCACTTGCACCTTCATCCCAAGAGTATTTCGCCTGTTCTAGGCGACCGGCAGACTCGCGCGGTCGCAAGGCAGAAAAATCTGTCGGACTGCAACGGCTAATGAGTAGCCATGTGTCGTCTTCCTGTGCGTACAGTGTCTGCGGGCAGTCTAAAGCAAGGCGGTTTCCGGCTTTGGAGCGGAGCGCCAGttttgtctctttctctcgagAGTTTCTTTACATCCCAACAGCGACAGCTACGCGGCACGTCGAGAAGCTCCGTGTTCAGTCGTTGAGCTCGTGCCCACCGCGCACTTCCCGTTTTCCCAGTTTCTCGGCGACCAATGGAGGAAGGCGTTTGGCGCTCTTCATTCCCGCAGGTCTGGGGTTGCGAGCATAACCCAGCGCACGCGTGGGGCAGTTCGTTCGTGGCCCCTTTGCCGTCGGCAAAACCCCGACGCGATCCTCGTAGTTCATTTTTTTCCAGTGCAGGTTCGGTTCGTATGCCACGGTCGCTCCCGAAGTCGTAtgctcgcctctcctcgtctccttccgcaCCGTCTTCCTCTCAATCGGTGTCTACCCCCAGCCTAAGTCTGCGCTCATCCCCACCCGGCCGTCTCCCGGCCCTGGCGAACACAGGCTCTACAGAGCTTGGCGGTCATTCTCGGGCTTCTTGCTTCGCGTCCGTTTGTCGTGCCGCTTCCTTGCAAGCTtgtgcgtcgctgcggtCACGCCGCGCTGTGTGGGGAtcccggcgcgcccgcggcggccctgagacgccgcggcttcagtcgagacgagagagacaccgcggtctgcggcgggcACGCCCTCTTCACGTGTTGCTGACAGCATttgccgtctgcgtcgcgtggGCAGACGGCCGAGGCGGCATGCGCATGGCGGAAGCCAGGCGTGGCTCTCCGATGTCCAGCCAGGGGCAGatcgcgcctgcggcgctcgggTCGCAGTCGAGcggtcgcgcgtctctcttctcttcttttcctgcTGAAGCTCACGTGTCTCATGTGCGCCTCTTTCCTACCCGCGGGGCCGTACCGGCTTCAAATGGGAAGCGCCTCCGTACGGccgacgcgtccgcgtcttcgtggGCAGATGCGGCAGCTGATGCGTCGCCCCTCGGgtctctcgcgtctggcgTTTCGCGGCGAAATCCACtcgtctcgtcgtcgtctcgtctctctcgagtgccgcatgcgctgcgtttcgcgcgcctcacAGAGCGAAGGGAAGGGGGTCCCTTGCAGCAGCCCGGCGCTTCTGCGGTCGTTGCAGCCTTCGTGTCTCCGGTCGCGACGCGGATGAGACCTCGCGGACGCAAGTTACACTCCGCGAGAAGCGCATCTGTCCCGTCGCCTGTGCTCAAGGTGggcacgcgcgcgtcgcctctcgctttggcgcaggcgcggcaggtGGTCTACAAGCTTGCGCTAAAGCTGCCGGACATCTTTCCGCAGGCGCACCAGATCGTGCAGGAcatcctcgcctccgcttcgtccacctcggcggcgcgagaggggtCGCTTCCGGCCTCCTGTGGTGCGACGTTGCCGGCGAACTTCGCCGCAAGCGTCCTCGCCGACACCCGACTCAACTATGGAGAGCTTCTGGTTcgcccgctgcagacgaCAGGCGACCGGACGCTGCACTTGCCTCTAGGGGAGGTCGGCGGGAAGGGCCTGTTTACAAAGGAACTGGATTTGGCGCTGCTCGACGGAAGCGTGGATTTCGTGGTTCACTCGATGAAGGACGTTCCAACTGAGCTCCCGCTGGGAACCGAAATCGGCGCCTTCTTGCCGCGCGAGGACCCCAGAGACGTCCTGCTCTACTGCCGGAAAGGCGAcacgggcagcggcgcgcagagtcAAGGCAGCCAGCGAGATCTGGGAGACAGTTCCGCGCCGACAGACGACCCCCGTGTCGCCGGCCAAGGGGGCAACCAGTCAGCGCGCTCTCAGCAGCAGTCTAGACTATCGCCCTGCTCTCTGCTATCGGTGCTTCCAGATTGCCTCATCGGAGAAAACGCCGAGAAGTGCATCACAATCGGGACGTGTTCACTCAGGCGCCAGGCACTTTTGTcagcgtcgctgccttcctctATCTTCAACTTGGTCGGACTGAGAGGAAACGTGCAGACTCGCATGAAGCGAATCTCAGAAGGTGCGCTCGATGCGACGCTCCTCGCAGCAGCTGGCCTTAACCGTCTCaatcttctctcctctctgctcccATCGGCTGCCCTCTGTcagtcttcctcttctttcggcTCTAGAGCGTTGGCTTTACCATCGGACAGCAGCTCCTCACGAGATCAAGATGCCGCTCGCATGGAAGCGGCGTTGCTTCCCGTAGAGGCTTTCTGCCCTGCAGTCTGTCAAGGCATCATTGGCGTTCAGTACCGCACAGCAGATAGGCACGTCCACGAGCTTCTCCAACGCTTGAATTCAGCTTCTGCGTTAGGGCAAGCCGCATGTGAAAGAGCGTTTTTGCGGGCGCTCGACGGAAGCTGCAGAACGCCGATCGCCGGAACGGCGCAgtggcgcagcctcgcgagagacgccgtagggagaggaggcttgggaggcgaaggcgaaaagtCAGAAGAGCGCCGACGGGAAAGCGAAACCGCGGGGGCAGAAAAGGACGTTGAGCATGGGTGGGGCGGACACCCAGACTGTTTTTCGGTGACGACGGAGTTGCAGTTTCGCGGAGTCTTGGCGACGCCGGATGGAAAGCAGCTATTCAAGCAAGAGAGAACAGTGGCTGGTGTCCGCACGCtggaagaggcggaagatATCGGCCGGTCGGTGGCTGAAGATGTCAAGAAACAAGCAGGGACTTCACTGCTTCAGATGATCCAGGAACAAGTGACCGAGGGATGGAAAAATCTGAAGACTCTTTAGGGCGAGAGATCTCGCACACAAGCGCGGCTCTGTGCCGCTACGCCATAAGCTTTGAGCCTGAGATTAAAACGCTGTGTGTAGCGTTCGTTCAGCAAGCATTATGAGTGCAGCCGCCAGGGCGCCTGCCCCCTCACATGTGTGCATCGAACACTTACGGTGAATCCCTTAGACCGGTACGAGAGTCACACTTCTCGGTGTGGGCGGTGGGCGTGCCCTGGATACAGGAGATCTCCATAGGTTCAGCTGCCGGGACAACAACCTAGGTAACAATGCGAGGCTGGACCGGGCAGTCTCACCACTACGGCGACTACGCGACCAGGTAAGCTGCCTGAGTAGCACCGGCGCGGGGTGCCTAACAGTTACCTCACACCTAATGCATCCCCAGACGACTCCTCACTCGCTCACCCGCCTCCTCGTGATGCTCCGAACGGGACCCGTCGTCGTTTCGCATCGACCCTTGCTCCACGACAGGTGTCTCCTCTATCTGTTGTGCTTTGTCCTCCAGTTGCCGTGCCTTCGCCAGCCGTGAACATACCCCACGCTGGAAATTCTTCTGCGAATTTAAGCGCCAATCTTTGAGTGTGTGAAGAGATGGCATTGGGTCGTTGTCGCGCAACTGGTGTTCGGCAACCTGCTGCATGACATAATGCTCTACGCCGTGGTCCCAAGTGGCTCGCAGTTCGCTGCCCTCTCTTCGTACGAGCTCGATGGCCACAGCAGCAAATGTCTCGTCGTCCATTGCTGGCTCCGTAGACCGTTGTCCTGAATGGCCTGTCATAGATGACGAGTCTTTTGAGTCATGTCATGCATCGCAACTAGACGCGAATGAATCCGCATGGCGTAAACCACTGACACGCACATCGTTCTATGGTGCCCACAGTCAGTCCCAACCTAACTCCTTGCTCCACCCTCACGTAGGGAAtacgccgccggcgctgtgaCGGCCCTCCAGAGACAACCGCACGATATGTCCATCCGGATTTTGCCGCTGGCCAGAAACCTCCGACGGCGACCCCGTAGAAGTGCGTGTGTATTGTCTCGCACGCCTCCGAAGGCGTGGTGCGCTCGAACAGTGTGTGTAAGGCACGCGTAGCTCTCGCACGAGTATCCACGTCCTGCTCAGCCGAGCTGGGGGAACTAGCCAGTTCCATGTCAGCCTCCACCATTCACTAGAGGCGCGAATGGTGGAGGCTCCTCCGACGCCTCACTCATACGCACAGGAGCTTAGACCTCACAAGTGTAAGTCGTAAGCGTAGGCGCATGAGGTATTGCTACCGACAGCCTTCCTTTAAAAGGCCATGACTTGCGTGCCTTGGCACGTGGGGCGGCAAACAGGTGATCCAAGCGTCGGCCCTGTGCTACTGCGAATGGCGTTGTGGCATGCCAGCAGCCTGATGCCGGCGGGATGTCCACCGATCACCGTTGTTGTCAGGGTCTGCGCACCTTCTAAAATTAGTCTGATAGTAGACGGGATTGCTCAAACAAAAGTTATTTCATCTAAGAGGAAGCTTGCGCGTTGCGAGGCGATGCACGACGCACCTGTTAAACTTTCTCGGAAAGGGGGGGCTATCAGACGTGCAGCAGAGTGGTCGCCGATATTTGGCGTTCCACCGCAGGGACCGCGGACGGTTCTCGCCAGAGCGACTGCTCGCGCCTCAGCGTCGGCGGCCCTCGACTCCAGCTCTTTGGCTTGCCTTTGCTGCTGTGCCCCTAAAAGCGAAAACGACGATCGTGCTTGCGCTCTCCACGTATCAGTGGTCCGATTACTACGGTTGATGTCCACTGAGCTCGCCAAACGATCTGCCACCGATAAGCTGATAAGCACCTCTCGACTCCCCCACTTCCGCCAGATCCTCTCCGCCactctcttcgtctttgcCATACCAGCCTGCAGATACTCCAGCTGGAGATACTCCTCTAGTTGCCCGCCTTCACGAGCTTCTGGCTAGTCACGCGCCTCACCCACTCCACAACTACAGTTCAAGTGTCCGTTGTATCCAACATATATGTGAATTTCCAACATGTACAAGCTATACGATTACCGTGgcattcactttggtagtctCCTTATTGATGTTCGTATGTATGTTGTATAGGAACACGTGCTCGACGTGGTGCTTTGAACTTACTTCACGGCCAACCGGATTCATTTGTGTTTCGGTCACGGCCAGTGACTGCCGCTCCCTGTGTTCGCTGATTGCGCAGCGAGATAGTCTCCCTCCGTTCACTAGGACATCGCCAAAAGGCTCCACGAATACGGCGTTTTATATCTGAGCTCAGGGAAGCCTTGAGTTGCATTGGGGGACCCGGAGTGTGTTTGCCACGAAGCAGTCATCCCAGCTGGAGCGTGAGCATGTGTGCAACACTCATTGTAAGCTGGTCCATCCTGTACTGGTACGGCGGGTGCTCTGGAGCGTCCGAGTGCACTCGTACAGCCGCCGCACCGACGTGGCACTCGAACGCCTATTGACAATAGCGCTTGCTCAATGTCACAAGCTCTCTGGGACAGCAATACCGCACTCCGCAGCCGGAGAGCTGATCGCATGCGGTGCACACGCTGGGTAGTCGCTTGCCACTGCCGCTATTGTGCCTGACTCACGGGCGTCCCCTGGGTCACCATCCGCTGCCCGACGTTCTGTGCCACATGGCGTTCCTCCCTCCCCCAATAGTCCTCCAGATCCTGGGGTTCCAGCCTCAACGACTCCACTGCTCGTAAGGCACTTTTCCTGTCCGTGACCTGGTACCATCGCTGTACAAGCCAGTCCTAGTCCGGCTGGAGCCGAGCTTCCATTGCCTGTCTCCCACTTCCTTTTTAGGCGCAACGCAGGGCCACCATCTAGTAAACCTGAAAAAACACTCGCGTCgaggtgctgcagcgcagccctAGCCCATTGAGTCCTCACGATGAACAGTGCCGCCGCTAGCCGGTCGCCGCTTCATCGAGTGACACACCGGTGCTGCGTTCGTTCAGGCCCGCGACTATGAGACCCTTGGGATCCATGACGTCGACCTAAACCGCTGCGAGCTGCGTAGATCCACAGACTACGAGATTCTCCATCGACTGCAAAAACAACCAGATCTAGCGGTCAGAGGTCTATCGCTCACGGGCAACGGTGGATTGGCGATTGAATTGGATCACCCTTCCGGTGGGACACGAAACGCCCTCTGAGTCCCCGTGCTTCCCAAGCGGTGGAAGGTCACGTGTGACCGGAAACGCCTGCGTCGACTCCCCcttgcttcgccgccgccctgtgCGGTAGGGTCGTTAACCGTGTGTTCTAATTTTCCATCACCTGACACATCTGCCTCCAACTCAAGAAAAAGTGGGTTATGAAGTCTCTTGCAGGCGTTCCGACCTGCAGAAAGCGCGTGCACAGGAGTgcacgaggcagcagccCAGTCCCGGCCCAACGGGCACCGTACATATTGCGAAAGGTGGAAGCCGAGAGCTGCCAAGCCTATGCGCAGGGAGCAGTCCGCGGAACACTGGCGCTCCCGGGACTTATATGATAGCCATCGCAGTTGCTACGGGACTCCCCATGAGCCGATCTGTAGGGAGTCACACACAGCGCGCGAGTGCCAGCATAAGAACGCGACACACGATGTAGACaccgaggcggacgcgcacaGTACGGTTGCCACTGGGCGGTTGAACGTCGAAGCCGAGCACACGGTTAATCCCGGCGGCTCAATGTCACTCCGCGTTTAACCAGAGGTGAGGAGATCATTCGTGAACCTCAGCATTCAAGCAGCTGTGGGCCGGAGAATACATGGGGAAGAGGTGCTACGGTTACAGTTCAACATCGCCCATAGCGGACCAGTGGCGCGACGCGCTTgagccgcgccagcgtccGGCGGCTTGACGGAGGCTTTACGCGCGGGCGTCGAAGCGGCGTCAACGAGTTTCGGCTTCCCGATAAACATCAGGGATGCTTGGCGAGTTCTGCCGGTCTGCTTACGGTACAGGCTGCGTGTCCCTGGGCGATATATCGCTCAAGAGCCGGGTCAGCAAAAAAGTAGATTCATAGGCAAATGATGCGGATCTTCTCGAAGCGATCCCCAAAGTCCCTGACATCCACGTTTGAGGCTCCGACAAAGGTGTAACTGGTGAAGGATCTAAAGCGTCCCATATTTGATTTGTCTTGGCCACGACAACAGATCGGCTCGTATCGGGCCTCCTCGATGCTGTACTGTACTGCAGACGCCATTAGAATATTGACCCCTAGTTCCAACGGCGTACTGAACTGTGATTGCTTTCGCCAGCGGAAACCGGTCAAATATCTATTGTCAGGGGCACGCATGCCGTACGGCGAGCCGCCTACGATGAGCAAAGGCGTGAATGGGGAAGTGTGACACCACAGCCAAACCAGCTGGTGTCGAATATTACCTATTCTTAAACAAGCAGCCGCTTGTCAGAGAGGTTCTTGCCACACTCATGGTTATCTTTTCATGTGCAAACGTCTTGTCGCGATGAACTCTGGGATTCCTTTGAGTGCGTATCCGTAGTCGCCTGACAAAAACATAAGTATGTGGACTTATGCGGTGTCCTTCCTTCCAGGGCGTGATGCCTACCCGAACTAGTTGCACCATGGACGAGCTCAGGATTTCTTGTCCGCGACTGGAGCTCGTCGCGAGCTTAGACGACGAGAC
This window harbors:
- a CDS encoding hypothetical protein (encoded by transcript BESB_037600), with the translated sequence MESKTPSIAQPRPLPVKRRKAQSSSDSLGSRPRLTGTACSGSLSSQSSSLPTVTSSSLTVLPLSSWPFVSLSEAASSASAPLPPSVSSLSADAHLSASLPSGVSPRQPPSASYSCRLCYACLRASLRRRLEAAGWLVDSGLKFGVDFILYSRSKDHSHADLGVLLIPYEQATHLAASSLAGASVSSPSSAAASSWFIAGQEASAVLCRVTWRDVVAAARLCLSVSKRLLLAVPFIPATRARTANDAANLSLCKQSEGPAQTRTSSNDTLGEPGESVFLYASSRDSSHISKPPSWLSAACPDSARTAAAPAVSSESRLEPSSASASAGACPSSARAPGGEEQCACRSSAREADRKKRATHETSQLSLEAESETDAGEARREGDTTKAGLQEGIETRQGGVPSHRSTDEENRMSGSKNLIQRRAYRERTQDLRRAQKYPFLEKKKDWNLRAMRHKTQQQLVAHLAEKARTRNEEEFSFRMLKAKQGALLAFGDPQNGTSVALDDGAEDDLDGDHHRKPNGEDSRDEGEESGGQSESCDVSSEEESGDGEDEEAAECRWLSRARSRQLSDDAASLAYEEPHSMDGLSDLSGPAYSEDEAAARRHLTPKQKGAKRVQTWLDDLEQDTQHAKRLAKLAAKLQLKNDLAGKGRRKLVREGSGNVLPVYKWSAERKK
- a CDS encoding hypothetical protein (encoded by transcript BESB_037610), which encodes MPRSLPKSYARLSSSPSAPSSSQSVSTPSLSLRSSPPGRLPALANTGSTELGGHSRASCFASVCRAASLQACASLRSRRAVWGSRRARGGPETPRLQSRRERHRGLRRARPLHVLLTAFAVCVAWADGRGGMRMAEARRGSPMSSQGQIAPAALGSQSSGRASLFSSFPAEAHVSHVRLFPTRGAVPASNGKRLRTADASASSWADAAADASPLGSLASGVSRRNPLVSSSSRLSRVPHALRFARLTERREGGPLQQPGASAVVAAFVSPVATRMRPRGRKLHSARSASVPSPVLKVGTRASPLALAQARQVVYKLALKLPDIFPQAHQIVQDILASASSTSAAREGSLPASCGATLPANFAASVLADTRLNYGELLVRPLQTTGDRTLHLPLGEVGGKGLFTKELDLALLDGSVDFVVHSMKDVPTELPLGTEIGAFLPREDPRDVLLYCRKGDTGSGAQSQGSQRDLGDSSAPTDDPRVAGQGGNQSARSQQQSRLSPCSLLSVLPDCLIGENAEKCITIGTCSLRRQALLSASLPSSIFNLVGLRGNVQTRMKRISEGALDATLLAAAGLNRLNLLSSLLPSAALCQSSSSFGSRALALPSDSSSSRDQDAARMEAALLPVEAFCPAVCQGIIGVQYRTADRHVHELLQRLNSASALGQAACERAFLRALDGSCRTPIAGTAQWRSLARDAVGRGGLGGEGEKSEERRRESETAGAEKDVEHGWGGHPDCFSVTTELQFRGVLATPDGKQLFKQERTVAGVRTLEEAEDIGRSVAEDVKKQAGTSLLQMIQEQVTEGWKNLKTL
- a CDS encoding KRUF family protein (encoded by transcript BESB_037620), whose amino-acid sequence is MDDETFAAVAIELVRREGSELRATWDHGVEHYVMQQVAEHQLRDNDPMPSLHTLKDWRLNSQKNFQRGVCSRLAKARQLEDKAQQIEETPVVEQGSMRNDDGSRSEHHEEAGERVRSRLGMH